The following proteins come from a genomic window of Aricia agestis chromosome 19, ilAriAges1.1, whole genome shotgun sequence:
- the LOC121736442 gene encoding xaa-Pro aminopeptidase ApepP-like, with amino-acid sequence MSLQKLTALRALMASQPTALAAYIVPTADAHNSEYIAATDARREWVSGFTGSAGTALVTADRALVWTDGRYYTQFDREADLTLWTLMRQSLPDTPTMEAWLLKHMPTGSVVGADPHTMTREEWTPLQNALTKAKMQLVAVDNNLVDQIRQDMKDPPPPRPCNKIMHVPVQYTGKTAGKKIEELREKMKEKKASALVVTALDEVAYTLNLRGSDIEYNPVLFAYLVITEQTVRLFWGTGALPAAVANALAAEGVAVDARPYGDVAAALTQMAKEFSESGEEHSIWLSSDASEAIHRAASGSGVLSTPLNLISEVSPVTLMKMIKNEVELEGFRKCHIRDGIAVVRLFRWLHERVDAGDTVTEIQAADKLLEFRKEEQHFMGPSFETIAGAGENGAVIHYSPAREGDQRDIRPTDMFLLDSGGQYLDGTTDITRTRHMGTPSDEQCDAFTRVLKGQIAISTALYPQGVRGNVLDSLARKFLWDVGLDYAHGTGHGVGHFLNVHEGPSGVSWRPYPHDPGLKPHQILSNEPGYYKVGEYGIRHEDLVITVNVTKDSDHPRASGLLGDFDGRGVLGMETITLVPNQRKCMKLDLLTDFELAYINAYHTRVLRTLGPELKTRGLKEDLAWLERECEVITRT; translated from the exons ATGTCGCTGCAGAAGCTGACGGCTCTGCGCGCGCTGATGGCGAGCCAGCCCACCGCGCTCGCCGCATACATCGTGCCCACCGCTGATGCACACAAC TCAGAGTACATAGCGGCGACGGACGCGCGGCGCGAGTGGGTGTCGGGCTTCACGGGGTCGGCGGGCACCGCGCTGGTGACGGCGGACCGCGCGCTCGTGTGGACGGACGGCCGCTACTACACGCAGTTCGACCGCGAGGCCGACCTCACACTGTGGACGCTGATGAGGCAGA GTTTGCCTGACACGCCCACTATGGAGGCGTGGTTGCTGAAGCACATGCCCACGGGCTCCGTGGTCGGCGCCGACCCCCACACTATGACTAGAGAGGAGTGGACACCATTGCAG AATGCTCTTACAAAGGCCAAAATGCAGTTGGTGGCCGTGGATAACAATTTGGTGGACCAAATAAGACAGGATATGAAAgacccgccgccgccgcgtccGTGCAACAAGATCATGCACGTCCCTGTGCAGTACACAG GCAAAACCGCTGGTAAGAAGATAGAAGAGTTACGTGAGAAGATGAAAGAGAAGAAAGCGTCCGCACTCGTCGTCACCGCGCTCGATGAAGTGGCTT ACACCCTAAATCTCCGCGGCAGCGACATCGAGTACAACCCGGTGCTGTTCGCGTACCTCGTGATCACGGAGCAGACGGTGCGGCTGTTCTGGGGTACCGGCGCGCTGCCCGCGGCGGTGGCAAACGCGCTCGCGGCAGAGGGCGTGGCGGTGGACGCGCGCCCGTACGGTGACGTCGCAGCGGCGCTCACGCAGATGGCG AAGGAGTTTTCGGAGAGCGGCGAGGAGCATTCCATATGGCTGTCGAGCGACGCCAGCGAGGCTATACATAGGGCTGCGTCAGGG AGCGGTGTGCTATCGACGCCGCTGAACCTCATCTCGGAGGTGTCTCCCGTCACGCTCATGAAGATGATCAAAAATGAAGTCGAGCTGGAG GGTTTCCGTAAATGTCACATCCGCGACGGCATAGCGGTGGTGCGGTTGTTCCGCTGGCTGCACGAGCGCGTCGACGCCGGCGACACCGTCACCGAGATACAGGCGGCCGACAAGCTGCTCGAGTTCCGGAA AGAGGAGCAGCACTTCATGGGCCCATCGTTCGAGACGATAGCGGGCGCGGGCGAGAACGGCGCCGTCATACACTACAGCCCGGCGCGCGAAGGCGACCAGCGCGACATCCGCCCGACAGACATGTTCCTGCTGGACTCCGGCGGACAGTACCT tgACGGCACGACGGACATAACACGGACGCGGCACATGGGCACGCCGTCGGATGAGCAGTGCGACGCGTTCACGCGCGTGCTCAAGGGACAGATCGCTATATCGACCGCGCTGTACCCGCAAGGAGTCAGG GGTAACGTCCTCGACTCGCTCGCCCGCAAGTTCCTCTGGGATGTGGGCCTAGACTATGCCCACGGTACGGGCCACGGCGTCGGCCACTTCCTCAACGTGCACGAGGGCCCCAGCGGTGTGTCCTGGCGTCCCTACCCGCACGACCCCGGCCTTAAACCCCACCAGATACTCAGCAACG AGCCCGGTTACTATAAGGTGGGCGAATACGGTATACGTCATGAGGACCTGGTGATCACCGTCAACGTCACCAAGGACTCCGATCACCCCAGG GCTAGCGGTCTGCTGGGTGACTTCGACGGCCGCGGCGTGCTCGGCATGGAGACCATCACGCTCGTGCCCAACCAGCGCAAGTGCATGAAGCTCGACCTGCTCACTGACTTCGAG CTGGCGTACATCAACGCGTACCACACGCGCGTGTTGCGTACGCTCGGCCCGGAGCTCAAAACCCGCGGTTTGAAGGAGGACTTGGCGTGGCTGGAGAGAGAATGTGAGGTCATCACCAGGACATAG
- the LOC121736725 gene encoding uncharacterized protein LOC121736725, whose protein sequence is MKWEVPRCKKRPRQPTVSNLDDFDISVIRNKINEFYVVKKCVPTLRSLHMELQDSIQFSGSRETLRQLLHKNGFEFKKNKNERSILIEKFELAPWRHRYLRTIHQKRQEGKHIVYLDETYVHQNYKPKKSWQGPSTSGLVDKISAEKRHIIVHAGSEKGFVPNALLVFSTKSKMADYHDDMNKNNFLKWLEEKLIPNLMEPSIIIMDNASYHVTQINKPPTMHNLKADIQKWLSDNNISFDECFTKAELFCLVQENKPTPLYEAEELLKQHGHEVLKLPPYHCDLNAIELIWSLVKRKIASKNLGVHGTQTEELIQECFSTITASDWKKITDHIINVENEYKTRDRITETELEPFIINVREDDSDSDNSLSGIEFLESDFDYDE, encoded by the exons ATGAAATGGGAAG TCCCACGATGTAAAAAACGACCACGGCAACCAACAGTGTCCAATTTGGATGATTTTGATATTTCTGTcataagaaacaaaataaacgAGTTTTATGTTGTTAAAAAGTGTGTTCCAACCTTAAGAAGCTTACACATGGAGCTGCAGGATTCAATTCAATTCTCTGGAAGCCGGGAAACGCTGCGACAACttttacataaaaatggctttgaattcaaaaaaaataaaaatgagagATCTATTCTTATAGAAAAATTTGAATTAGCTCCATGGAGGCATAGATACCTGAGGACCATTCATCAAAAACGCCAAGAAGGAAAACATATTGTTTATCTTGATGAAACTTATGTCCACCAAAACTACAAACCCAAAAAATCGTGGCAAGGACCATCTACAAGTGGATTAGTGGATAAAATATCTGCAGAAAAAAGACACATTATAGTCCACGCAGGATCAGAAAAGGGTTTTGTTCCTAATGCTTTATTAGTGTTTAGCACAAAATCGAAAATGGCAGACTATCATGAtgatatgaataaaaacaattttttgaaaTGGTTAGAAGAGAAGCTAATACCAAACCTGATGGAACCCTCTATAATTATCATGGATAATGCGAGTTACCACGTAACTCAAATTAACAAGCCACCTACAATGCACAACTTGAAAGCTGACATTCAAAAGTGGCtttctgataataatatttcgttTGACGAATGCTTTACAAAGGCTGAGCTCTTCTGTCTAGTGCAAGAAAATAAACCAACTCCTCTATATGAAGCAGAAGAGTTACTGAAACAGCATGGGCATGAAGTTTTAAAGTTGCCTCCGTATCACTGCGATCTCAATGCGATAGAACTTATATGGAGCTTGGTCAAACGAAAGATTGCAAGCAAAAATTTGGGCGTGCATGGCACTCAAACCGAAGAATTAATTCAAGAATGTTTCTCAACCATCACCGCAAGCGACTGGAAGAAAATCACTGACCACATAATTAAtgtggaaaatgaatataaaactAGAGACAGAATTACAGAGACTGAACTGGAACCATTTATTATAAATGTTCGTGAAGACGATAGTGACAGTGACAATTCCCTCTCTGGTATTGAGTTTCTCGAATCTGATTTTGATTATGatgaataa
- the LOC121736444 gene encoding histone chaperone asf1 gives MAKVHITNVVVLDNPSPFLNPFQFDITFECIEELKEDLEWKMIYVGSAETEEHDQVLDTIYVGPIPEGKHMFVFQAPPPDVTRIPENDALGVTVVLLTCSYRGQEFVRVGYFINNEYSESEPELRENPPAKPQFDKVVRSILASEPRVTRFKINWAEPDAAVATDSGDGNMESSHAPSNDSYGASFNADSQISGIEFQGSLSGYGDNSNSIAPMEC, from the coding sequence ATGGCAAAGGTGCACATAACAAACGTCGTCGTGTTGGATAACCCGAGCCCGTTTCTGAACCCCTTCCAATTCGACATAACGTTCGAATGCATCGAGGAGCTCAAGGAGGATCTGGAATGGAAGATGATATACGTCGGGTCGGCGGAGACGGAGGAGCACGACCAGGTTTTGGACACGATATACGTGGGGCCGATACCGGAGGGCAAACACATGTTCGTGTTCCAAGCGCCGCCGCCCGACGTCACCCGGATACCCGAGAACGACGCGCTCGGCGTCACCGTGGTGCTGCTGACATGCTCCTACCGGGGACAGGAGTTCGTGCGGGTCGGATACTTCATTAATAACGAATACAGCGAGTCTGAGCCCGAGCTGCGGGAGAACCCGCCGGCCAAGCCGCAGTTCGACAAAGTAGTTAGGAGTATACTCGCCTCCGAGCCGAGAGTCACTAGGTTTAAGATTAACTGGGCTGAACCGGACGCTGCGGTGGCCACGGACTCTGGAGACGGCAACATGGAGTCCTCGCATGCTCCCAGCAATGACTCATACGGAGCATCATTTAACGCGGATAGTCAAATTAGTGGTATTGAATTCCAAGGAAGCCTGAGCGGCTACGGGGATAATTCTAATTCAATAGCTCCTATGGAGTGCTGA
- the LOC121736726 gene encoding uncharacterized protein LOC121736726: MVGVKAANGDQHHLRALIDSGSQISVITERAAQILGLKRRRCKGTIFGVGPTSEEPIAQQTYLGWILCGSVKSYQCNVMVHNNYDDLQRFWECEDISLEKEMTSEDEFCLQYFSKTTKRLEDGRFEVRLPIIEELKHKLGSSKTTALAQYQSLERRLDQNIALANDYKRFMQEYMDLSHMERSASERKMEFYLPHHGVIRDSSTTTKLRVVFNASAKSSSGYSLNDIMYKGPNLQQDLQQIILKWRQFKFAYTADIEKMYRQIWVFPEDQAYQRIFWRESKDQPVQVYQLKTVTYGEKAASFLAINCLKQLAAEEKKKYPEAAKEVEESFFVDDFCGGHHTLQQSKQLQADLIELLKSGGFNLRKWRSNEKQLLADLDTEQCDKQTYEFKHMESTKTLGLSWDPQAFSLSWS, encoded by the exons ATGGTTGGTGTGAAAGCAGCAAATGGAGATCAGCATCATCTTAGAGCCCTCATAGATTCTGGTTCTCAAATTTCAGTAATTACAGAGAGAGCAGCGCAGATTTTAGGATTAAAACGACGTAGGTGCAAGGGCACTATCTTCGGCGTCG GTCCGACTAGCGAAGAACCCATAGCACAGCAGACTTACCTTGGCTGGATCCTCTGCGGCTCCGTCAAATCATATCAATGTAACGTCATGGTACATAACAATTATGACGACTTACAAAGATTCTGGGAATGCGAAGACATTTCCCTAGAAAAGGAGATGACGTCAGAAGATGAATTTTGTCttcaatatttttctaaaacaaCTAAAAGGTTGGAGGATGGAAGATTTGAGGTTCGTTTACCTATTATAGAAGAATTAAAGCATAAATTAGGGTCATCAAAAACTACAGCATTAGCACAGTATCAGAGTTTAGAAAGGAGATTGGATCAAAATATAGCATTAGCAAACGACTATAAAAGGTTCATGCAGGAGTACATGGATCTAAGTCATATGGAACGATCAGCATCTGAAAGAAAAATGGAGTTCTACTTACCTCATCATGGTGTTATCCGAGACAGCTCCACCACAACGAAGCTACGCGTAGTATTCAACGCATCAGCAAAGTCTTCGAGTGGATATAGCTTAAATGATATAATGTACAAGGGGCCCAATCTTCAGCAGGATCTACAGcagataattttgaaatggCGTCAGTTTAAATTCGCTTATACAGCAGACATCGAAAAGATGTACAGGCAAATTTGGGTGTTTCCCGAAGATCAAGCATATCAGAGGATATTTTGGCGGGAGTCTAAAGACCAACCTGTGCAAGTATATCAATTAAAAACAGTAACTTACGGAGAAAAAGCAGCAAGTTTCTTAGCAATAAATTGTTTAAAGCAGTTAGCAGCAGAAGAGAAGAAGAAGTATCCAGAAGCAGCGAAAGAAGTAGAAGAAAGCTTCTTCGTAGACGACTTTTGTGGAGGTCATCATACTTTACAGCAGAGCAAGCAATTACAGGCAGATTTAATTGAGCTTCTAAAATCAGGAGGTTTCAATTTACGAAAATGGAGGTcaaatgaaaagcaacttctaGCAGATTTAGATACAGAGCAGTGCGACAAGCAGACGTACGAATTTAAGCATATGGAGTCGACGAAAACTTTGGGTCTAAGCTGGGATCCCCAAG